One window of the Leptotrichia massiliensis genome contains the following:
- a CDS encoding DKNYY domain-containing protein, protein MKIRKNLLKILTLLILSGNIINAGYIKEKNKIYFIDTMEDSEKKEVVKNIDFRTFKIFEENDNFAKDKDNVYYKNKKLKNVDANSFQIENPFIVKDKDNVFYIANNEIIKIKGFSPEKSEVIVQFYVPTILINKNGIYTFDKYENGEITIKSIKPARIDMNTLEVVDGENMTMLLYLKDKNNVYFINYKESEQKISDIDVENAEDAGNDNYNIDIEIKKLESADSDSFKIDSIYGKDKNNLYFLNKKITGVNPKTFKVVGSNKLIIKDDKGVYYLGREEVKKIQNADINTFEEVSKEYYRDKNNVYYYDNYDGNVKRVKGADAKTFEAIEGYALGKDKNAVYDKGKMIKGLDPVTFEDLNGDFYKDKNGVFYEGMLMKGIDSKSFEPFVNYTHVKDKNGIYSFYQKENEVIVEKVEISPEIDLKTLQPIENYSEYSKDKNNVYYHFQKIEGADIKTFEPEEYSIGKDKVGVYYETHKVNGVDVNSFEYLKNDFFKDKNNVYYKNKKLEIFKPKNFEVIDYSLVKQNEDLYYFTEDENNNTKFVPLESKNVDIDTFQILDDDYAKDKNNTYYKGKIFKEADSKTLDKYYNENDNGYKIRDKKKVYKIKELD, encoded by the coding sequence ATGAAAATTAGGAAAAATTTGTTAAAAATTTTAACATTGCTTATTTTATCAGGAAACATTATAAATGCGGGCTATATTAAAGAAAAAAATAAAATTTATTTCATTGACACAATGGAAGATTCTGAGAAAAAAGAAGTTGTGAAAAATATTGATTTTAGGACTTTTAAAATTTTTGAAGAGAATGATAATTTTGCGAAAGACAAGGATAATGTTTACTATAAGAATAAAAAGCTGAAAAATGTAGATGCGAATTCTTTTCAGATTGAAAATCCTTTTATCGTAAAAGATAAAGATAATGTTTTTTATATTGCAAATAATGAGATTATAAAAATTAAAGGATTTAGTCCAGAAAAAAGTGAAGTTATTGTCCAGTTTTACGTACCAACTATACTAATTAATAAAAATGGTATTTATACTTTTGATAAATATGAAAATGGAGAAATTACGATAAAGTCAATAAAACCTGCTAGAATAGATATGAATACTCTAGAAGTCGTGGACGGAGAAAACATGACGATGCTTTTGTACTTAAAAGATAAAAATAATGTTTATTTTATTAATTATAAAGAAAGTGAACAGAAAATTTCAGATATTGATGTCGAAAATGCAGAGGATGCGGGAAATGATAACTATAATATCGATATTGAAATAAAAAAATTAGAGAGTGCAGATAGCGACAGTTTTAAAATAGATTCTATATACGGGAAAGATAAAAATAACTTATACTTTTTAAATAAAAAAATAACAGGTGTAAATCCTAAAACTTTTAAAGTTGTTGGCTCAAATAAACTTATTATCAAAGATGACAAAGGGGTTTATTATCTTGGAAGAGAAGAAGTGAAAAAAATTCAAAATGCTGATATAAATACTTTTGAAGAAGTATCGAAAGAATATTATCGAGATAAGAATAATGTTTATTATTACGATAATTATGATGGCAATGTAAAAAGAGTTAAAGGGGCAGATGCAAAAACTTTTGAAGCAATAGAAGGCTATGCATTGGGAAAAGATAAAAATGCTGTTTATGACAAAGGGAAGATGATAAAAGGCTTAGACCCTGTGACATTTGAAGATTTAAACGGAGATTTTTACAAAGATAAGAATGGAGTTTTCTACGAAGGAATGTTAATGAAAGGAATTGATTCAAAATCTTTTGAGCCATTTGTAAATTATACACATGTAAAAGATAAAAATGGAATATATTCCTTTTATCAAAAAGAAAATGAAGTTATTGTTGAAAAAGTTGAAATTTCTCCAGAAATTGATTTAAAAACTTTACAGCCTATCGAAAATTATTCTGAATATTCAAAAGATAAAAATAACGTTTATTATCATTTTCAAAAAATAGAAGGTGCTGATATAAAAACTTTTGAACCTGAAGAGTATTCTATTGGAAAAGATAAAGTGGGAGTATATTATGAAACTCATAAAGTAAATGGAGTGGATGTAAATAGCTTTGAATATTTAAAAAATGATTTCTTTAAGGATAAAAATAATGTTTATTATAAAAATAAAAAGTTGGAAATATTCAAACCTAAAAACTTTGAAGTAATAGATTATTCTTTAGTAAAACAAAATGAAGATTTGTACTATTTTACTGAAGATGAAAATAATAACACAAAATTTGTTCCATTAGAAAGTAAAAATGTCGATATTGATACTTTTCAAATTCTTGATGATGATTATGCAAAAGATAAGAATAATACCTATTACAAAGGTAAAATTTTTAAGGAAGCAGATTCAAAAACTCTTGATAAATATTATAATGAAAATGATAATGGCTATAAAATAAGAGATAAGAAGAAAGTGTATAAAATAAAAGAATTAGACTAA
- a CDS encoding Hsp70 family protein: MGRMIGIDLGTTNSLATYIDDNGEIQFVKNEYGNILIPSVVGIDENDGIIVGELAKERRMMNAGETASNFKRRMGTEAKIKVKNRTFDAQMLSSFVLKHLKKSAEKQLNEKIDRAIISVPAYFNDKQRKDTKIAAELAGLTVERLINEPTAAALSLGSHILDQNLKFIVLDLGGGTFDVTLLETFEDIMEVISISGDTMLGGEDFTTKICEIFLKNIGLSISDLSRDERTKLYTKADRAKKLISLKDVEIEMEIKGKDYKAEITQADFRVAVKPLLVKIKVAIDKALQDGNTDAREIEKVVLVGGAVKLGIVEEFVEKYFNKMRGEKTYFDNTDFIEGNKLVSIAQNPDTVVAYGVGVTVGMKERNKAFKERILTDVCPFTLGIEVIGQRFAPIIPRNTTVPTSKSEYFSTVEDNQTIIRIAIYQGESLNINDNLFLGEFEINVPRNNAGNEKVNVRFTYDINGILEAEATAISTGEKRNKLIINGDLSEEEKNERIKTLEEIKIQSENQNKDKLLIERANRIYAEIVNTEIRNYISEYLENYQMIVRTGDRIRIQKVKKEFSAFLDKIDPELNDLSVDDILRDIDEKEEHEAVEEEDELEFWN; the protein is encoded by the coding sequence ATGGGAAGAATGATTGGAATTGATTTGGGGACAACGAATAGTTTGGCTACGTATATTGATGATAATGGGGAAATACAGTTTGTAAAAAATGAATATGGGAATATTTTGATTCCGTCTGTTGTGGGAATTGATGAAAATGATGGAATAATAGTGGGAGAACTCGCGAAGGAAAGAAGAATGATGAACGCTGGGGAAACTGCGAGTAATTTTAAAAGAAGGATGGGAACGGAAGCAAAAATTAAAGTGAAGAATAGAACTTTTGATGCACAGATGCTTTCTTCATTTGTACTGAAACATTTAAAGAAAAGTGCTGAAAAGCAGCTGAATGAAAAGATAGACAGGGCAATAATAAGCGTACCTGCATATTTTAATGATAAACAGAGAAAAGATACTAAAATAGCGGCAGAACTGGCAGGGCTTACAGTAGAAAGGCTTATAAATGAGCCAACAGCTGCGGCATTGTCACTTGGAAGCCATATTTTAGATCAGAATTTGAAGTTTATCGTGCTTGACTTGGGTGGAGGGACATTTGATGTTACTTTGCTTGAAACATTTGAGGATATTATGGAAGTAATTTCGATAAGTGGGGATACGATGCTTGGTGGAGAGGATTTTACTACCAAAATATGTGAAATTTTCTTGAAAAATATAGGATTATCAATATCTGACTTGAGCCGTGATGAAAGAACAAAATTGTACACAAAGGCAGACAGGGCAAAAAAACTGATAAGTTTAAAAGATGTGGAAATTGAAATGGAAATTAAAGGAAAAGACTATAAAGCAGAAATTACACAGGCAGATTTCAGGGTGGCTGTAAAACCATTGCTTGTAAAAATAAAAGTTGCAATTGACAAGGCTTTGCAGGATGGAAATACGGATGCAAGAGAAATTGAGAAAGTTGTGCTAGTCGGCGGGGCTGTAAAATTGGGAATTGTGGAAGAATTTGTGGAAAAGTATTTTAATAAAATGCGTGGAGAAAAAACTTATTTTGACAATACTGATTTTATTGAAGGTAACAAACTCGTGTCAATAGCTCAAAATCCTGATACTGTCGTAGCTTACGGCGTTGGTGTAACTGTGGGAATGAAGGAGAGAAACAAGGCATTTAAGGAAAGAATTTTGACAGATGTGTGTCCATTTACACTCGGAATTGAAGTAATTGGACAGAGATTTGCACCGATTATTCCAAGGAATACAACGGTTCCTACAAGCAAGTCTGAATATTTTTCAACAGTAGAAGACAATCAGACAATAATAAGAATCGCAATTTATCAAGGGGAAAGCTTGAATATAAATGATAATCTATTTTTGGGAGAATTTGAAATAAATGTTCCAAGAAATAATGCAGGAAATGAAAAAGTGAACGTAAGATTCACTTACGATATAAATGGGATCTTAGAGGCAGAAGCAACTGCAATAAGTACGGGAGAAAAGAGAAATAAATTAATTATAAATGGCGATTTATCCGAAGAAGAAAAAAATGAAAGAATAAAAACATTGGAAGAAATAAAAATTCAGTCAGAAAATCAAAACAAAGATAAATTGCTGATTGAAAGGGCAAACCGAATTTATGCCGAAATAGTGAATACAGAAATTAGAAACTACATTTCAGAATATTTGGAAAATTATCAGATGATTGTAAGAACAGGCGATAGAATCCGTATTCAAAAAGTAAAAAAAGAATTTTCAGCTTTTCTTGATAAAATAGATCCAGAACTGAACGACTTAAGTGTTGATGATATTTTGAGAGATATTGACGAAAAAGAAGAACATGAGGCTGTGGAAGAGGAAGATGAACTGGAGTTTTGGAATTAG
- a CDS encoding DKNYY domain-containing protein yields MKIKKLLKIFGLLILAGNIVYAEYIKRNGEIYYREWMEQKPKLLKNIDKKSFEILENDFAKDKNNIYYQGEKIEKIDPKSAKIFGSHFVKDEKIVFDAYEKKELKDVDTKTLKSVGDYYFKDKNNAYFDMKKIDEKVDLETFVYLDDFYAKDKNNLYFREQKVKGVSPNNFKFLTSLSSVPDNIIKSGNDFYLVYENNSNEKIYAKKMDFPIDRDTFESFSMRVYKDKNNFYYYDETDDIKKGKTLIKFKNEVDIKTLKFLKEKNGEKSNEYIKDEKNVYYVDEENVEIKKIENADYKTFQVIEYLYAKDKNNVYYKGKKLNNINPNHFKIVNNEIKYNNEFYKIDDNMNLIKIERE; encoded by the coding sequence ATGAAAATAAAAAAATTGTTGAAAATATTTGGGTTGTTAATTTTGGCAGGAAATATTGTGTATGCAGAATATATAAAAAGAAATGGAGAAATTTATTATCGGGAATGGATGGAACAAAAGCCGAAATTATTAAAAAATATAGATAAAAAATCATTTGAAATATTGGAAAATGATTTTGCAAAAGATAAGAATAATATTTATTATCAAGGGGAAAAGATTGAAAAAATAGATCCTAAAAGCGCTAAAATATTTGGAAGCCATTTTGTGAAGGATGAGAAAATTGTTTTTGATGCTTATGAAAAAAAGGAATTGAAGGATGTGGATACAAAGACACTTAAATCAGTTGGAGATTATTATTTTAAAGATAAGAACAATGCTTATTTTGATATGAAAAAAATTGATGAAAAAGTTGATTTGGAGACGTTTGTTTATTTGGACGATTTTTATGCGAAAGACAAGAATAATCTATATTTTCGTGAGCAAAAAGTGAAAGGTGTAAGTCCGAATAATTTTAAGTTTTTGACTTCGTTAAGCAGTGTTCCCGATAATATCATTAAAAGCGGGAATGATTTTTATCTTGTTTATGAAAATAATTCGAATGAAAAAATATATGCGAAAAAGATGGATTTTCCAATTGACAGGGATACTTTTGAAAGTTTTTCCATGAGAGTTTATAAAGATAAAAATAATTTTTATTATTACGATGAAACTGATGACATAAAAAAAGGAAAAACGCTTATTAAATTTAAAAATGAAGTTGATATAAAAACACTTAAATTTTTGAAGGAAAAAAATGGCGAAAAAAGTAATGAATATATAAAAGATGAAAAGAATGTATATTATGTGGATGAAGAAAATGTAGAGATAAAAAAGATAGAAAATGCTGATTACAAAACCTTTCAAGTTATTGAATACTTATATGCAAAGGATAAAAACAATGTTTATTATAAAGGGAAAAAGTTAAATAATATTAATCCAAACCATTTTAAAATTGTAAACAATGAGATAAAATATAATAATGAATTTTATAAAATTGATGACAATATGAATCTTATAAAAATAGAAAGAGAATAA
- a CDS encoding DKNYY domain-containing protein, producing MNIKGHLLKILLLFVLVGSIVNADIRVIPIYKINGNSVYYRTENGLEKLQNADAKTFEILGYHIAKDKNYVYYWDEKLSKIDPKTFELVEGYYITIFKDKNGIYTFGKNYDKLKIINFKENGIDIDFNDFKVISSEDPTIYRNKNDIYFQKGGKILQIKNVDAKTFEKINGRSYLDNKYYRDKNNVYYFSEDKMLKMENADRNSINELSKNILRDKNNVYFENKQIKGLDINSIKVIYENGISEPENLIKDKNGIYYIDENKKTLIKFRNDEIDIESFGIANEMLNDYFKDKNNVYYLENYKLHKLEDLDIETYQNISMTRYKKDKNNLYFKWKKVKNINPDDVEIIENDFIKIKDTLYEIFNFEEKEVEIAPLTVDINTFEHIDNRYYKDKTNIYYNKNGKLKKIEDVNFKSFGILEENSYFGKDKNNIYYKGDKLEKIDRNSFKVLNESYDNSIIKDKNGIYILTKESSIKTIKIDKNIKNIDFNSFEEITNYPYVFKDKNAVYTLNTDDDKIATVFNFRGIDYKINELSDANPNIFDMIELNYFKDNKNVYYFSDKEKMIKKIKNVDSESFEIMNDDYAKDKNGEYYRGEKIRENREIK from the coding sequence GTGAACATTAAAGGACATTTGTTAAAAATTCTACTTTTGTTTGTTTTGGTGGGCAGTATTGTGAATGCAGATATTCGTGTGATTCCTATTTATAAAATTAATGGAAATAGTGTGTACTATAGAACAGAAAATGGATTAGAAAAGTTGCAAAATGCAGATGCGAAAACATTTGAGATTTTGGGTTATCATATTGCAAAAGATAAAAATTATGTTTATTATTGGGATGAAAAATTAAGTAAAATAGATCCAAAAACTTTTGAATTAGTTGAAGGATATTATATTACAATTTTTAAGGATAAAAATGGTATTTATACTTTTGGAAAAAATTATGATAAATTAAAAATTATAAATTTTAAAGAAAACGGGATTGATATAGATTTTAATGATTTTAAAGTAATTTCAAGTGAAGATCCAACTATTTATAGAAATAAGAATGATATTTATTTCCAAAAAGGTGGGAAAATTTTACAAATAAAAAATGTAGATGCAAAAACTTTTGAAAAAATAAATGGACGTAGCTATCTTGATAATAAATATTATCGAGATAAAAACAATGTTTACTATTTTTCTGAAGATAAAATGTTGAAAATGGAAAATGCAGATAGAAACAGTATTAATGAACTAAGTAAAAATATTTTAAGAGATAAAAACAATGTCTATTTTGAAAATAAACAAATAAAAGGCTTAGACATTAATAGCATTAAAGTTATTTATGAAAATGGAATATCAGAACCTGAAAATTTGATAAAAGATAAAAATGGTATCTATTATATTGATGAGAATAAAAAAACTTTAATAAAATTTAGAAATGATGAGATAGATATAGAAAGTTTTGGAATAGCCAACGAAATGTTGAATGATTATTTCAAGGATAAAAATAATGTTTATTATTTGGAGAATTATAAACTTCATAAGTTAGAGGATTTGGATATTGAGACTTATCAAAATATTTCTATGACAAGATATAAAAAGGATAAAAATAATTTGTACTTTAAATGGAAAAAAGTAAAAAATATTAATCCCGATGATGTTGAAATAATTGAAAATGACTTCATCAAAATAAAAGATACATTGTACGAAATTTTTAATTTTGAGGAAAAAGAAGTTGAAATAGCACCTTTAACAGTTGATATAAACACTTTTGAACATATTGATAACAGATATTATAAGGACAAAACTAACATTTATTATAATAAAAATGGAAAATTAAAAAAAATAGAAGATGTAAATTTCAAAAGTTTTGGAATACTAGAAGAAAATTCTTATTTTGGAAAAGATAAAAATAATATTTATTATAAAGGTGATAAATTAGAAAAAATAGATAGAAATAGTTTTAAAGTATTAAATGAATCTTACGATAATTCTATAATAAAAGATAAAAATGGAATTTATATATTAACTAAAGAGAGTAGCATAAAAACAATTAAAATTGATAAAAATATTAAGAATATTGATTTTAATAGTTTTGAAGAAATTACAAATTATCCTTATGTTTTTAAAGATAAAAATGCTGTTTATACTTTAAATACAGATGATGATAAAATTGCTACTGTTTTCAATTTTAGAGGAATTGATTATAAAATAAATGAATTAAGTGATGCAAATCCTAATATATTTGATATGATTGAACTTAATTATTTTAAAGATAATAAAAATGTTTACTATTTTTCAGATAAAGAAAAAATGATAAAGAAAATTAAAAATGTAGACAGTGAAAGTTTTGAAATAATGAATGATGACTATGCAAAAGATAAGAATGGTGAATATTATCGTGGAGAAAAGATTAGAGAAAATAGAGAAATTAAATAG
- a CDS encoding J domain-containing protein has protein sequence MDFREAFKILEIEPTDDKKKIKVAYSKILKKYHPEDFPEMFMKINEAYEIALEYSEEEEYEEYDYDEVFYETDFEILDEEDGEFSDVFSGEYEWKEKNFDDWLRKFYRILNGEKISFINLKIFLKKFDRFSESEKNRIRDILNLENVDYEGNLILNSDNILEFEKEYIISRLTDGKTELEKIRRLYSSNEEKDKDKAVENFVEKYFHVKKLNFFVFFVFWNIYHGDYEYFDIKINKKIYNFFFVLTNNLFLKRIVYSYKEIQKIFYRMGIKCEDDIKEEDEILYSLVFVLSSLALVFIWIFSLPVITNMGLEEIGYEDIIVSFESVKTFWIVLTITRVYYDIMIAKRGNNLNMTSMLYVQIILLGSYLISIYFKYEIKDILLLAILVWLVIKLMIVNSIKYYRLANYAKKILDKIY, from the coding sequence TTGGATTTTAGGGAAGCATTTAAAATATTAGAAATAGAGCCGACAGATGATAAGAAGAAAATAAAAGTTGCGTATTCCAAGATACTGAAAAAATATCATCCCGAGGATTTTCCTGAGATGTTTATGAAAATTAATGAGGCTTATGAAATTGCTTTGGAATATTCGGAAGAAGAGGAGTATGAAGAGTATGATTATGATGAAGTTTTTTATGAAACAGATTTTGAAATACTGGATGAGGAAGATGGTGAATTTTCTGATGTTTTTAGTGGCGAATACGAATGGAAAGAAAAAAACTTTGATGATTGGCTAAGGAAATTTTATAGAATTTTGAATGGTGAAAAGATTTCATTCATTAATTTAAAAATTTTTTTGAAAAAGTTTGATAGATTTTCAGAAAGTGAAAAGAACAGAATTAGAGATATTTTAAATTTAGAAAATGTTGATTATGAGGGTAATTTGATTTTAAATTCGGACAATATTCTCGAATTTGAAAAAGAATATATTATTTCGCGTTTAACAGATGGTAAAACTGAGCTTGAGAAAATAAGGAGGCTTTATAGTAGTAATGAGGAGAAAGATAAGGACAAGGCTGTGGAAAATTTTGTGGAAAAATATTTTCATGTAAAAAAATTGAATTTTTTTGTATTTTTCGTATTTTGGAATATTTACCATGGAGATTATGAATATTTTGATATAAAAATAAATAAAAAAATATATAATTTCTTTTTTGTTTTGACAAATAATTTATTTTTAAAAAGAATCGTTTACAGTTACAAGGAAATTCAGAAGATATTTTACCGTATGGGAATTAAATGTGAGGACGATATTAAGGAAGAAGATGAGATATTGTACAGCTTAGTATTTGTCCTTAGCAGTCTTGCATTGGTTTTTATTTGGATATTCAGCTTACCAGTAATTACAAATATGGGTTTAGAGGAAATTGGTTATGAAGATATTATAGTTAGTTTTGAGTCAGTGAAAACTTTTTGGATTGTATTGACAATTACGAGGGTTTATTATGACATTATGATAGCAAAACGAGGGAATAATCTGAATATGACAAGTATGCTGTATGTACAGATTATATTGCTGGGAAGTTATTTGATTTCTATTTACTTTAAATATGAAATTAAAGATATACTGCTTCTAGCGATATTGGTGTGGCTGGTTATAAAGTTGATGATAGTAAATAGCATAAAATATTATAGATTGGCAAATTATGCAAAAAAGATACTGGATAAGATATATTGA
- a CDS encoding DKNYY domain-containing protein has protein sequence MKRKNLLKILTLFILAGSIANAEYLKENGEIYYQIPYYEIKSKVKDVDIESFEPLREDRGLIGDYYAKDNKSVYRFGKKLKDVLPEEFEIVKENYVKDSKNVYKIESEITDIIPIFSDNKINTKKISVDGLDVKTFRALENSKDVTSMDYFVDKNNLYYSDYEDLQKIQGADKNSFEILGYYIAKDKNNVYYKGTKMENVDSASVKIFGNFIGKDKNRVFYIQGNENIKDADASSFEIMGDTRYFRDKNNIFVIKYSNDFPDREGFIKLPNIDRNSFITLSEEIGKDKNGVYYIGEKINGINPNNVRVIEEIRLDNYILQSGNNYYLTFNSNKDLYDRKNDKIEAKKINNLNIDFSTFKYFGILNYYKDKNSFYYYSDNDLKKIKSEIDVKSAEKVLELNDFVKDKNNLYYFSNGKIEKINLNIDVNSLVFLNNNSSSYSGYIKDRNNVYFVDNENGKVKIVKNADKNTFQIVNGNYGVDRKNVYYNGEKLDSVGVEGLKIFDDNYLKDNKNVYEIYTTDDEKIKIRAIKNLNIDVVSFENILKGTFYKDKNSVYYIDTAEDKQELKKLEGADADTFEPGIFSKDKNSVYVEKQRLEGVNPKGFEILDSNLNFIKDYKNIFYLDRADDGITFIPRVQNIEGVDVATLEFAGGYYSKYYKDKNNVYFMDNRDGKIKFKKLSYVNPKTFEIVDNTFARDDKNLYLFEYKLDGIDAKTFEKISSNIVKDKNGLYFLEDIEKENENIEIKTRKINIKGLDLKTFEHIDDYYYKDKNNIYYDLDNNLYKIKNADLATFEVLNSPYSSSIYFAKDKNNVYYQNKKINGIVVDGFEQIQSNFIKDKNRLYKIDEDEEKNEIKLIPINEKVNLENFEEIGGNYYKDDKNLYYFGENEFKKIEGADPNSFKYDNENHTFIAKDKNNVYFEGEKVKGIDVKSAEGIDGLWIKDKNSVFYRGKKLEKISSNNFNYFDGRISYDTILVDKNGAYKLLESENQKDKIIPLDSKNIDLETLERITSPMDSSNYFKDKNGVYFMDGNKFVKINGADKDSFRVTMSGKYGKDKNNVYFEGKKMEGKNPVDFEEEMEIKQ, from the coding sequence ATGAAAAGAAAAAATTTATTAAAAATATTAACTTTATTTATCCTAGCAGGAAGCATTGCAAATGCTGAATATTTAAAGGAGAATGGTGAAATTTATTATCAAATACCGTATTATGAGATTAAGTCGAAAGTAAAAGATGTGGATATTGAAAGTTTTGAACCTTTAAGGGAAGATAGAGGTCTTATTGGTGATTATTATGCAAAAGATAATAAAAGTGTTTATCGTTTTGGTAAGAAACTTAAAGATGTTTTGCCTGAAGAATTTGAAATAGTAAAAGAAAATTATGTAAAAGATAGTAAAAATGTATATAAAATTGAATCTGAGATTACAGATATTATACCAATATTTTCAGATAATAAAATAAATACGAAAAAAATATCTGTAGACGGACTTGATGTTAAAACTTTTAGAGCTTTAGAAAATAGCAAAGATGTTACGAGCATGGATTATTTTGTAGATAAAAACAACCTTTATTACTCTGATTATGAAGATTTGCAAAAAATACAAGGAGCAGATAAAAATTCTTTTGAGATTTTGGGTTATTATATCGCAAAAGATAAAAATAATGTTTATTACAAAGGAACAAAAATGGAAAATGTAGATTCTGCGAGTGTTAAAATATTCGGAAATTTTATAGGGAAAGATAAAAATAGAGTTTTTTATATCCAAGGAAATGAGAATATTAAAGATGCTGATGCGTCAAGTTTTGAGATAATGGGAGATACTCGTTATTTTAGAGATAAAAATAATATTTTTGTTATTAAATACAGTAATGATTTTCCTGATAGAGAAGGTTTTATAAAATTACCAAATATTGATAGAAACAGTTTTATTACTTTGAGTGAGGAAATTGGAAAAGATAAAAATGGAGTTTATTATATTGGTGAAAAAATAAATGGGATTAATCCGAATAATGTTAGAGTTATTGAGGAAATAAGACTGGACAATTATATTCTTCAAAGTGGAAATAATTACTATTTGACATTTAATAGCAATAAAGATTTGTATGACAGGAAAAACGATAAAATTGAAGCAAAAAAAATAAATAATTTGAACATTGATTTTAGTACATTTAAGTATTTTGGAATTTTGAACTACTATAAAGATAAAAATAGTTTTTATTATTATTCAGATAATGATTTAAAAAAAATCAAAAGTGAAATTGATGTTAAAAGTGCTGAAAAAGTACTTGAATTAAATGATTTTGTAAAAGATAAAAATAATTTGTATTATTTTTCTAATGGAAAGATTGAAAAAATAAATTTGAATATTGATGTAAACAGTTTAGTATTTTTGAACAATAACAGTTCTTCTTACAGCGGTTATATAAAAGACAGAAATAACGTATATTTTGTAGATAATGAAAATGGGAAAGTAAAAATAGTAAAAAATGCTGATAAAAATACATTTCAAATTGTAAACGGAAATTATGGGGTAGACAGGAAAAATGTTTATTATAATGGAGAAAAGCTAGATTCTGTTGGAGTTGAAGGGCTTAAAATTTTTGATGATAATTACTTAAAGGATAATAAAAATGTCTATGAGATTTATACGACAGATGATGAAAAAATAAAAATAAGAGCAATAAAAAATTTAAACATTGATGTGGTAAGTTTTGAGAATATTTTAAAAGGAACATTTTATAAAGATAAAAATTCGGTTTATTATATTGATACGGCTGAAGATAAACAAGAATTAAAAAAATTAGAAGGAGCAGATGCTGATACATTTGAGCCAGGAATTTTTTCAAAGGATAAAAATAGTGTATATGTTGAAAAACAGAGATTGGAAGGTGTTAATCCAAAAGGGTTTGAAATATTAGACAGTAATCTAAATTTTATAAAAGATTATAAGAATATTTTTTATTTGGATAGAGCAGATGATGGTATAACTTTCATACCAAGAGTGCAAAATATAGAAGGAGTGGATGTTGCAACTTTAGAATTTGCTGGAGGATATTATAGCAAATATTATAAAGACAAAAACAATGTTTATTTTATGGATAACAGAGATGGTAAAATAAAATTCAAAAAATTATCCTATGTAAATCCGAAAACATTTGAAATAGTGGATAATACTTTTGCGAGAGATGACAAAAACCTTTATTTATTTGAATATAAATTGGATGGAATTGATGCAAAAACTTTCGAAAAAATTAGTTCCAATATTGTAAAAGATAAAAATGGACTGTATTTCTTAGAAGATATTGAAAAAGAAAATGAAAATATAGAAATAAAGACTCGAAAAATAAATATAAAAGGATTAGATTTAAAAACTTTTGAACATATTGATGATTATTATTATAAAGATAAAAATAATATTTATTATGATTTGGATAATAATCTTTATAAAATAAAAAATGCTGATTTGGCGACATTTGAAGTTTTAAATTCACCTTACAGCAGTTCTATTTATTTTGCAAAGGATAAAAATAATGTTTATTATCAAAATAAAAAAATAAATGGGATTGTCGTTGACGGTTTTGAACAAATACAAAGTAATTTTATAAAAGATAAAAACAGACTTTATAAAATCGACGAAGATGAAGAAAAAAATGAGATAAAATTAATTCCAATCAATGAAAAAGTCAATCTTGAAAATTTTGAAGAAATAGGCGGAAATTATTATAAAGACGATAAAAATCTCTATTATTTTGGAGAAAATGAGTTTAAGAAAATAGAAGGAGCAGATCCAAATTCATTTAAATATGACAACGAAAATCATACTTTTATTGCAAAAGACAAAAACAATGTTTATTTTGAAGGAGAAAAAGTGAAAGGAATAGATGTTAAGAGTGCAGAAGGAATAGACGGGCTTTGGATAAAAGATAAAAATAGTGTGTTTTATCGAGGGAAGAAATTGGAGAAAATCAGTTCAAATAACTTTAACTATTTTGATGGCAGAATTTCGTATGACACAATTTTAGTTGACAAAAATGGAGCTTATAAATTGCTAGAAAGTGAAAATCAGAAAGATAAAATAATTCCACTCGATAGTAAGAATATTGATTTAGAAACTCTTGAAAGAATTACTTCTCCAATGGATAGTTCCAATTATTTCAAAGATAAGAATGGCGTTTATTTTATGGATGGAAATAAATTTGTAAAAATAAATGGAGCTGATAAAGATAGTTTTAGAGTAACGATGAGCGGGAAATATGGGAAAGATAAAAATAACGTTTATTTCGAAGGGAAAAAAATGGAAGGGAAAAATCCAGTTGACTTTGAGGAGGAAATGGAGATTAAGCAATAA